AGTGCTAATGGACCCCAAGACAAGAAGCCCATTCCTTTTCAATCAGTGGCGACATACACTAGGAAAAACCAACGGTGCATAAACAGATCGAGTGTCTAATAAGTTAGGGTTCCCATTACAAGATAGCAATTCAAAATCAATGACAATGAACATAAATTTGAACCTCGGAAATGTAACAAATGGGAAATCATGAGAATAAGGGGGAAaattatagatatagatatatatatatatatatattctagcaaaacatgaagaaaaaaataaaagaaaagaagaatcgAAACTCGCAAGGGAGTGGTAGATCAGTAGCAAACCGCGTGGGGGCCGTGGGTTGCAAACAaagcaagggagagagggagggcctcGGGCTGCTGGGCTAGGCGTGGACGAGAAAGGGGCTCCGATGGAGGACTGGCGATGACGTCGAGGTGTGAGTGGTGGCAAACAACACCCCTAGCGAtggagagaggggagagagagagagagagagagagagagagagagagaggccagattcggggaaaatgatatttccgCCGTGAGGGCTgggggagaaggagggggtAACCGTAGAGGTGAGGTGGCAGTGGCGTGGTGGGGTTGCTGGCGACGGGCTGTGCGCGGTGGCGTGGGTTaagggagaagagggattggagaggcagagagggagagtgaaagaaatgatGGGAAAACATAATGCCAGTGGCTTAAATTTAATTGACTGCATATTTTCTTACGGCAACAATTTTCATCACAACTAGTATCTTTTGCGTCGATTTTTCTAATCAACGGAAATGTTTGCCACTTTCCAAAATCGACAAAACTTTTTGCGACGAAAATAAATCACCATGAAAAGTGAAAAGTACTTCCTAGTACTCCATCAATTTCAAAATTCGAGATGGAAAGCTTTGCGACAACTTGGAAATTGCCGGAAATAATGTCTATTTGGGGTGAATTTTTTTGCAACAATATTACAATCGTTGGAAAAGGCCTCAATTTTCTAAAAGGCAATCTCCAACGCTTTTTATTTCCCGCAAAAGTAGCTATTGTGGCGATTTCACCATTCGCCGAAAATAAAATACTGTTGCAGTTTCAAATATTATTTGCGCGACACTAACTCGCCACAAAAGATCGAATTGTCACCGTAAATTCTTGAACAGTAATTCCAAATCACAATTTCAAGTACATTGTTTTAGATTTCAATAGCGATGCAAAAATTGCCGCAAATAAATCTTAATTGTAGCGATTTTTTTGTAAGGATCCTAAAATCGTTGAAAGATACCTTATTTCTTATCGTGGCATTGCTTTCccgtgaaataaataaattaatattatgagCTTATTCAACATGTGTATACAAAAATGTTTGGGTTCAATGGACCCCATCGGAAAAGAAGAATCAAACTCGAATCATGACCTCGCTGCAGCTGGCTAGCTGGCGTAGTAGAAATGGAAGTTCAAATTGTGGTATAATAAaccattaatattatatatgagatgaaatgttacGAGGAAGCTTTACATCGATCACAaacatctatttaattaatatataatttattattttttgatattctatttaAATGCATACATATTTAagtatgaaaatatgaaaataaaaatgacaaatcatattttaaataagctGAAGCGTATGATATaagacttatatataaaatctctAATTATAAGCATTAGTGCATAGAGTACACTATTCAAAATacttatataacataatttgacttgaaagataaattttaaaatctaaatcttacaaatcatttaagtgatgtagatATATAATGTGCTTTTACACATCAgcataatagaataactcatatatatatatatatatatatatccacattTCTgcatggtatttttttttttttttttatcctaatACTTGggatttgtttggaaatagatctaattctaaaattctcatctcatctcctttccaaacataattcaaatacaacatttaaaatttaaaatctaaatcttacaaattataccTTACCATTTAATTAAGTGATGTTGATAGTATACTTTACATAATTTTCTATAAACATGACAATATATAGGCGTGGGTATCATGATCAGAGGAATTAGAATAAGAATCTTATATTCTTGGAAAAATTCATTTATGCTTTTACTCGATGGAACATATATTTTGATGTACGTACATTTGAAATTAAGGTACTGATCATGACTTGCCCCGAAATTCACTCTTTGGACGACAATTTTATTTCTAAGAATGTCTAATGCTATAAGGTGAAGCAATCGCAGGCCAGTGGCAATCATAATCAATCATATCCTTCGAaaccatattatatatgataatacTCTCAATAAATCGTGTTGGAAAAGCAGGATTTTACTGCATTATTACTGTCCATGCCTAATTAGCTGTCCaaatactaaaaacaaaaacaaaagaattacattTGTATGTTTAGattaattgagttgagttgtgaatagtaatattttataagctCCATCGAGACGAGTTTAAGTTTTTAGGTTGAGATCGattagtttaactttttaagttaaaatttatgaaatatgttgaaatgagtttaatttttttatgaaaaattaaaaaagtaataagtcacatcaataattaatttgagataacCTTACTCCCCAATAACTGTGCACATATATTTTGTGGATCATGGACCTGTATTTAGTTGTTCTTTGTAATAATGTGGTGtggcctctttttttttttttttttttttgtgattggcATTGGCAAAGGGGCTAAGTGGACCAATGATGTAAAGTTCGAGATGAAATGGGCTGTtctaaaatttgacttttatgGGCTGAAGTCCTGAATTTACGTGGGCCTGACTATTTGATTGAGCTGAATTGTAATTAGGGTCTGGTCTTGGATTTGAAACGTGAGTTTTACACATCAcacacacatttttttattattttttttaatttttgtctcttatcaaatgtgtggtgtatagataatgagtaaaaaattcaattattctaagaagaataaaaccaaaaaaaaattaaaaaaaaaagaaaaaaaagaaattgtgatGTATGGTGTATAGGATTTATGAATAGCAATGCTTTATTActaagagttttgctataaaTCAGACACTATTTAGATCACACACTCTATACCTATAACTTTTCATAGAATAAGAATGCATTTTTCATAGTGTATGAgtgttttttataatatatgaggtgataaatagtgactgatgtgaataatttttttattgccAATTGGCATGTAACtatttgattttgataataattatttgtataaataGATTCAGATTAGCTTATACTCGATCGTCTTGAAAAATACTTGGCATCTTGTTGTAATGGAGATTGCctatatttgtttttctctctttctatttGGATAAAATGAAGTCCACCatgtaaaagttaaattttcatgtgagtctcatgtttttcctattttttataaatgaagtaCACAAGACTTGAACAGTTGAgactgtataaatcatttttcctaAACACTATTAAAATGCTTAATTGCCTTTTCTATTctacaaaatcaaaccaaagtTCCATTGTGGTAATTATCATGCCTTGATAACAGCGTTAGTCACGCTTACATCATGTCTAAGCATCTCTCTGTCCTATATTAGTCATACGCCGTATATGCCGTAAAAGAAGGGAACCCATAGGCCGTATCGGTACATAGCATTTTCAAGTTTTCCATTCTTTTAGCTCCTTCACAAAACCATCCTTTTTACAATTTTCAATTGATTCTTCTTCAttcctcgtttatttttagagataaaataagatgaaatgaattaaaattaaagttaaaaaattgaataaaatattattagataatattttttaatattatttttattcttagatttgaaaaaattaaattgtttattttattttgtgtgaatatttaaaaaaaattgtaaagatgaGAGGAGAGGCCTTAAAACCTCAAGGATAAACATTTCCTTTTAGGAAGCCTATTCTTATTGCAAATGGCATAGCTCGAGTACAATGACTTTTGGTTGGGACTAAGAAACATTTTAAAATCCATTCTATAGGTGTTTTAAaaggtatttttttatgagtaattttacatacaactgtaaaatgtataaatatcacgtaatcgttttgaaaaaaaaaaagtgagatccactattaaaatattattttttattttcatttggatctcatgttttattcactttttcaaagcgattacacgATGGTTATACAATTTAcggttgaaaatatattttctctttctatatAATGATGATAAAGTGATGTTTATAcaacttttaattattattttgattaggtatgatttataattaatctaaaataatagtaacttgattatatagaaaatgaaaaatgatatttatcattattttaaatataaataatgctATTTCCCATCCTTTTGtcataattattcaaatattacgtgatattaaatgattagagACTATTTGTTATACTTTATTTAGGCATCAATCATTGGACTCTATATCaaagaatattgagaagataatatgataaatagatttttttaaaatattaataaattatttaactttttcaaaactcaaaataataataatattaacaaataatattttagtaatattttattcaacttttatcttaatttaatttaacttatctcaactcactatctaaatgacacataaatgaaaatatttcactTACGAAAAagtcttttaaaaataagtttacgAATCgacataatttgatataatatattaagttgtaaagtttttaagttgtaaaataaatctgtCGTATGTATtaagttaaattaatttttaaatttcattttataaaatttatgtatagATAATTAAGATGTGGTTTGGATAATAAGAGGagatgatatagttttagatgaaagttgaataaaatattgttagaatatgattttttaatattattattgttttgagatttgaaaaagttgaattgtttaatatattttgtatgaaaatttgaaaaaattataataataagatgagatgaaatattttcactatctaaacggagCCAAAGATTAAAAAGTCCGATGATttaatttgatgtaaataaaaaaaatgatgaaaaggtTAACAGGTGATTAATCAGTGAAGCCAGataaatggttaaaaaaaaaggtgaagcCAGATACGGTGGTCTGAGAAACATACGATTCTTTCTCGTTTGCGAAGCCTCGGTATACAAGGACGGTACCGTCTCCAAATCCTCAAATTCAGAAAGGGCCTGAGCGGAGCGGCGACCGAGCGAGCGAGCGAGCGAGAGGAAGAGAGGTAAGAGAACTAAGAGAGGGGAAGACCTCTGTGTTTAGGGTTTTCAAAATCCCGCAGGTATTTCGAAAAAGGTCAGTGAGCGCGTATATTCATAAACAAAGGAAATTTTTTGCTGTAATTTTTCGTTTTCTTGGAGTTGTTTGACTCGCAAATTGAAGGATCGGGaatcaatttattattttttgaagaaaggTGAAAATGGTGAGTCTGATTTGGTATTTGACAATTGTGTGTGAGAAAGAGGTGTGCTTACCATGTGCAGGGGCCAGAGAGTGTGAGAGATttagagagacgagagagatatatatttgTGTGAGAGATTTAGGGTTTCTCGCTTCCGTTTTGTTACAGCGAAGCCTTCTCCAAATTTATCATGGACCGTAAGCTTgtggttagttttttttttcttcttttaaagatttattgattttatttatttttgcttgaATTTAGAATTGTAGGAtataaaattttggttttttgaatcttattttcttaattatgtaCGGTAAAATATTTGCACTTCTAGGTTCTGGGTATTCCTTGGGATGTGGATACGGAGGGGCTGAGAGATTATATGAGCAAATTTGGGGAATTGGAGGATTGCATTGTCATGAAGGTTAGCCCTCCCGTAGATCTTAACGCACACGATTCACTGCCTGACAACTTGATGCAACTATATATGCGTGTGTTCGCACCACTGTAGCTTAATTCCACAGTAGCATAATTGATActtctccttttttcttctctcattaGACCTGCTTGATCAGTTTCTGCAGTTTTTAGTTTCCAATTAATGTGTTTGCGCTTAGTTTATGTATGGACAAAATGGGGATAAAATCGGTTCCTGCCGTGAAGAAATTTGTGCAAAATAATCCTGTGAAATATTTCAATTGTATTTTCAGGGTGAAATGTTATATTGATCTAAATACAACAAACGGCATATTGAACTCCAAATCTAACTCCAAGAGTCCACTCTCTAAACGGAAGTAGCCaatgaatatattaatttttttgttaagtaataagagattttattaatggaaGCAAATAGGcgtagcccaagtatacaggaagtatacaagctaaaacacctaaatacaggCTAGGAAGTAGGAGCTAAGAGCTAAGAAAagctaaaagaaaaacattcatattatccccattcaatacaagagTTTTTTTACCCAAAGACAGAGTTCGAAAGGAAAACTCTCTGAATTCTACCAATGATCGTTCTCTATCATCAAAACACTGCCCATTCCTTTCCAGCCATAGGCACCACATCAAGCataaaggaatcatcttccaaatagcAGCAATGCAATGAGAACCAACCATTCCAGCAAGCCAAGAGGTCTACCACCCTcttgggcatcacccaagcaatacccAATCTGCTGAAAATCTCGTCCCAAAATGTGTTAGCCACCTTACAATGCAGAAACAAATGGTCATCTGATTTTCCATCGTTCTTACACAAATAACACCAATCAAGACAGATTATACCTTGTTTTCTCAAATCATCCgtagtcaaaatcttcccaagagACACCAACCAACAGAAGAAAGCAACTTTACTGGGCACCTTTGATCTACAAGTACACTTCCAAGGGAATTGATTGACACAATGAAAAGTCAACGATTTATTATAAGAGCTGACAGTAAAATGGAATTTCTAGCGTGTTGCCATACCAATTTGTCTTCCCCTCCTTGcacaattttcatatcataaagCCTACTGAAGAAAGCTGAAACAACGGGCACTTCCCAACCATGCAAGTTTCTAAAGAAACTCACATTCCATTGAGGGAAATTGTTAGGAAAAAATACAGAATCAGCCAGGGTGACTTCTTTGTCCCTTGCAATCCTAAAAAGCGAAGCAAATGCATTCTTAAGCACCAAATCCCCGCACCAAAGATCATgccaaaatcaaattctttctCGACCACCAACCTTAAATGAAACGATTAAGGAATTCCCCCCAGCCATTCCCGATATATTTCCACAAGCCCACACCATACACACTCTAAcctctttagaacaccaactcCCTCAAGCCCTCCCATATTTAGCATTGATAATTTTTCTCCATAACGCCGCCTTCTCTaattgatatctccaaagccatttcccaagaagagctttattaaaaagcCTCAAATTAAGAATCCCCAAACCTCCACAAGCAACCGGTGggaaaaactttaaattttctaaATGGGACCTCCTATCCTCACCAAGACCACCCCACAAAAATTACGGAAGATTCTCTCAATTCTACAAGCCACACCACAGCGGGTAAAGGAAAGagggaaagaaaatataagattagATAACGTACTTTTAATCAGAGTAATTCCTCCCTCTTTAGACAAATAAATTcttttccaaccagccaacatcatctctattttctcaatcacaCCATCCCAAATCAACGAGAATTTGTAAGGGGCACCTAAAGGAAGCCTAGATATCTCAATATGGAGGGATGGGATCTTACAACCTAAAATGTTGGCCAAATCCAAAGTGTTCGAGACAGGACCCACTGGGACTATTTCTGACTTAGATGAATTGACTCTTAAGCCCAGAAACAGATTCAAAGCAAAGCAAAAGGGCCCTCAAAGATCAAAGATGGTGTTGATTAGGGTCACTGAAAATAAGGGAATCGTCAGCAAAAAGGAGGTGCGAGACCTTTAAGTTGCCAGGAGAGTTCCCACCCACCGAAAAACCCGATAAAAAGCTCTCAACAACAGCAGCatcaatcattctactcaaagCATCCATGACAAGAATAAATAGGAAAGGAGACAAGGGATCCCCTTGCCTCGATCCTCTCGAATTATTGAAGAATCTAGTAGAAGATCTCtcttcaaattatatttttctgtattatttttaatatcaaattcaTTTTACCCTTACATTTTGACAATCACGCAAGGCAACGCTATAAGCCCATAACATTTTCCAGTACATTTTCAGTGAATGAAATTTATGGTTTCTGTAGTTGGTTTCTAGCACCTTCTCATGTGAATGAAACCTTGACATAGATTGAAAATTTTTCATAGAACTAGGGATTAAACCATTGTTTTCCTTGCTGGATTAATGTAAATGGATGTTTATGTGGCATTGATCAGGACATAGCTGAGCCTTTGGGTTTTGAAGTGAAGGCTGGAGTTGGACCTTTATGAGGCTTCTTGAGTCTCTACAAGATAATGCCTTGTtacttatctaattatttttttgcccccccccaaaaaaaaagaaaaaaaaaaccccaaatgtCTGATAGACCCTGTAAATTTTTTGCACCCAAGTATCCAAACTTTGACCTAAAGGGAGCATACCACTAAGACCAAGGCTCCTACCACGTGAGCCAATCTCTAGGGTTCAattatttaattgtaatttgTTTGTACATCAGCGACTGCATTATAAACAATAATCGAATATTTGGATTCCTTGGGCAGGATGCATACGTTTAATTGTTTTGATATTACGCTGAAGTACTTTTTGAAGGCCTATATAACCTTATTTGTTTCCATGATTTAGGAGAGGTCAACTGGCCGATCTCGTGGTTTTGGTTATGTAACATTTGCATCAGTTGAAGATGCTAAGGTAAGTGCGGATTTACATTCATTGGAATTCAGGTTTTATTCTTTATGTATCGTGACATTTTGGGAGATTTTATCTGATGAGATAACTATTTGGGTTTTTAAATCTTTATAATGCATTTCCTCATTTTCGATGCATGAAATATTTCTTGCTGTAGAACGCATTGTCAGGCGAGCACTTTCTTGGAAACCGAATGCTGGAAGTTAAAGTGGCTACCCCGAAGGTtctgttataaaaatataaaacagtaGACGCTTTATCACCCATTTTATATGTTTGTTATAATTTTCCTGTCTTTCACACTTGTCCcacaaaatgaaaaagtaattttcAGAAATGTAAGTTTTGAGCTGAGAATTATATGTAATGTTTTTCTATTGGCAGGAGGAAATGAGAGCACCTGCAAAGAAAGTTACCCGGATATTTGTTGCTAGAATCCCACAATCTGTGACAGAAGAAACCTTTCGAAGGTATAGTTCTGATTTCTACACTAttgtaatgatttttatgttatcataatactttatatatttttgtacattCTGGGAATCTCCAGacataatttatgaataatgatGAATAAGCATggtgatttaattttttttcacttttgtttttggttttttagtCATTTCGAGCAATATGGCGACATAACAGATTTGTACATGCccaaggttctctctctctctctctctctctctctctctctctctctctctatgtttgTATATATGTCTTTAAttggtaaacaaattttattgatagaaataggcatagcccaagtacacaggagtgtgtatatatatgtcttgGATATCTGGATGTACTTTTTTTACATACATGCACAActacaaaatcaaatttatacaTGGCAACGATTGCTTTAGTGGAATTAACATGGTGCAATTTTGTCTTTGTGCTGTGAAGGATCAAGGCTCAAAAATTCATCGTGGAATTGGGTTTATCACCTTTGCAAGTGCAGGTCAGACCATTTTTCTTCGTTTTGGTGCTATGCATCTAGCTTTTGCATGACATTGGCAATTTGGATGCCATCATCTTGCCTTTTCTCTCCCCAATAACTACCGTCTAACTGAAGAGGAGATGCCTTTCTATCATGTTCTCTTCTTTTGAGTCCATCCCATACGCATTTACGAGTGTGCCGACATATGGAAGTTCGATCTATCTGCATGGGAAATCCTCAAAAGCTCTTATTctgttttctttctctctctctattttttttggtCAGACGGGATCATGCTTAAGCAAAGTACACCCTGTTACCCCTCCCAACCCAAAAAGAGAATGAATTAATTGCTTCCGTATAGCAGAAACACATGTATCTTTCAAGTAATTTTGTTAGCAATCCTTGTTTCTAACTCTCAGAACCCAGAAAATCAAAagctttacttttttttttttaaataaaaattacagcaATCCTAGCCAAGGTTAGCAGTAAATTGTTGTAATTATCTGTTTGTGGTCTTGCAGATTCTGTGGACAATTTGATGGCCGAAACTCATGAATTGGGTGGTTCTACTGTAGTTGTTGATCGAGCAACACCAAAGGCAAGTTACAGCACGCCtagccttttttcttttggttgcaCCTTTTACCCCTCCTCAAAGAAGaaagtcttatttttttttttttctatatatggattttttttcaaaacactatgctatattttttttcagctatataatatgatatatttcaGGAAGATGACTTCAGGCCAATGGGCAGAACGGCACAGGGTGGATATGGTGCATACAATGCTTATATTTCTGCAGCAACTAGATATGCGGCCCTTGGTGCTCCTACTTTATATGATCATCCCGGCTCAGTTTATGGAGTAAGTACCTTTGAAACCATATGTCTAGTATATgccattaatattaatatgcatTCATTTTTTCCTCATTATGTTGAATTAGGGGGTGAGTCCAGTCGAGGAATGGGCAAGAAGATTTTTGTCGGGAGGCTTCCTCAGGAGGCAAGCTCTGAAGATCTCCGCCAGTATTTTGGTAGATTTGGCCGTATATTAGATGTCTATGTTCCAAGGGTAAGATagatacatattatattatcagATGTATGATTCAAGGTACTGATACTCATGTAAAATGCTTATGATATAGGACCCTAAGAGGACTGGCCACCGAGGTTTTGGTTTTGTGACTTTTGCTGATGATGGTGTAGCAGATCGTGTATCTCGAAGACCTCATGAGATCTGCGGACATCAGGTATCAAAATGAATTTgtcttttatctttcaattcTAACTATCGTTATGCCAATACCCCGCCCCTCCCccttctttttctatttccttcTTCCTGTTACGTCAGGTTAGTAGGTTAGGCTTTTTCAACAGTGACCATTTTGCGATTCTACCAAGTGTTATTTGCATGATGTCCTGCAACCATTTTTCAACTATGATTAGTCAAGAAGTATCGACTTTaattcacttataaaaaaagttttgaatttaattCATTGACTTGCACTGTAGGTTGCGATAGATTCAGCCACACCTCTTGAAGATGCTGGTCCTCCCAGTGGAAGTTTTATGATGAATCCTGCGGAATCCTTTGGTGGGTATGGTGGTCCAATGCGAACCTATGGCAGGATGTATGGAAGCCTGGATTTTGATGATGTGAGTATATGCATAATGTTTCACAATGGCAGATCTAGTAATTGACTTCTGTTGATACTTGTGTAATCTTTGGAATGAGAAGACTGTATTTGTAGAACCTGCTTCTCATCTGCAACTAATAAATGAAATCCTCACTGCTTTTTATGTGTGTGTCTTCTCGATATGATTTTTTGATGTTC
Above is a genomic segment from Juglans microcarpa x Juglans regia isolate MS1-56 chromosome 1D, Jm3101_v1.0, whole genome shotgun sequence containing:
- the LOC121249980 gene encoding heterogeneous nuclear ribonucleoprotein A1-like 2 encodes the protein MDRKLVVLGIPWDVDTEGLRDYMSKFGELEDCIVMKERSTGRSRGFGYVTFASVEDAKNALSGEHFLGNRMLEVKVATPKEEMRAPAKKVTRIFVARIPQSVTEETFRSHFEQYGDITDLYMPKDQGSKIHRGIGFITFASADSVDNLMAETHELGGSTVVVDRATPKEDDFRPMGRTAQGGYGAYNAYISAATRYAALGAPTLYDHPGSVYGVRGESSRGMGKKIFVGRLPQEASSEDLRQYFGRFGRILDVYVPRDPKRTGHRGFGFVTFADDGVADRVSRRPHEICGHQVAIDSATPLEDAGPPSGSFMMNPAESFGGYGGPMRTYGRMYGSLDFDDWGYGIGSGGRPSRADWRYRPY